gGAGTCATCATGGTTAAAAAGCATAGCGATCGTCGTCCTGCCTCTTGTCGACCATCTTCACCAATGTCGCCGATAACATACAGATAAAGAAAGAGTTTTTTCCCCAGAAAATGATATTATTCTTTATAGTTTAGGGTCATCCATCGATGTACAGGGGAAGTCTACAGTTGAAAAGCTACCTGAATCTGCGTAATTGTGTCGTGTCACAGAAATCATGGCCATGTACTTGCTTACTTGTTGAGCAAAAGGATGGAGTGCCCGGATGTTTGTAAGCCACACTTTAGAGAATATAACTAACCTATTCATTGTAGTCAAAAACGGTTCAGGGTGTGGTTTTCCCCTCTTAATTTGTGGCTCACTACCACAAAACACCTGAAAATCGCACTATtcttataataaaataatatgctTTTAGATAAGAGGTtctcaaaaacagaaatgctCATTAAAGAGAAAATAGGGCTTTGTTCGTACTTACCTTAAGTGTTATCAGATCTAGCCATTCTTTATGTGGTTCGCGCCGTGGTCCGAACGTCTCACTACGAGATCCCGAACACATTGCAGTTGGGACTCCTCAAACGTTTGAGTATAACCTTAGAAGTCATCCAGTGAAGAGGAACTATCGGACCTTTTTTAGACAAATGTCGCACAAGCCTTTCAGCACCTGGCATTGCTTTACACTTAAGGAACATATCCGCCAAAATAACATCATATTGTGCAACGTATTCTTTCGGCGTAATTTTATCTTCGATGCCAACCTGAACAAAAACAGGTTGTGGATAAACATCTTACTCTGTTCACTTAgttccttcagaaaaaaaaaaccgcaccGCTTTCAAGAGTATAGGGAATGCCTCATCCTCTTTCATTCCCATAATCtctgaaatttccaaattttccctTTCTGAGGCAGGAACAGCTGTAGTGTTTCAGTCTTTTGTGCGTACTTGCATTGAGTTCTTGAGTAAATTCGCGACCAAACTTCCGTAACATTGTTTGATTAGCGATTGTGTAGCACGATTCTGTATCAACAAGAAGCCCATCGAAATCGAAGATTACGTGAGTAACAGTCGCTCTGGAAAGGAATTTcttaagtacaaaaaaagaggggaaTATCGAATCAATAGCAAAAAGAAACGTACAAGGGTAGGACCACTCGAACTCAATGTAACACTAACAAACATACACCCTTCTTAGCTAGTAGGCAACTATCTGCATAAGCACATACTTCTCTATAAATTTAGCAATGTCCCTACTCCCTATAAGTAATATGTTTTCAGCATTACACTATCTCAATGGTTAGGTAGGAGTGCGCAATCAAGGCTAAAAATTAGGTTTACTTCACAGTATACACTATCCATAACTAGAAGAGATGAGCAGATCACAATTGGAGAAGTGGCAATGTAGCTATGGCGCTTAATTTAAAGAAGTCTAGCAGCGTAGGAGAAGCTATCCATGACGTCAGAATTTCTATAACGAATAAATAGTAATGTGGGTTAACACTAATATTTACTAGGAAAAAATACGCATAATACAGATAAGCTGCGGAAGCATTTAGCGACTTTTTTTGTGTCAGCGTAATGTTCAATTCTGCTAGTTTATGTTGGTGGAAATTTAGAAGTGAACTGCAACTGTCTAGTGCCTTAACTTGTAAATCATATTTTAGACATGAGCAGGTTACGAACTCTAGCAATTCGTTGGTGAACTGCAGTCATCACCAGCAACGAATTCCCATAAACACATATCTTCGTACCATACATTTAGGAGAaataagaatttcaaaaataagaaaaagaaaagaaaaaactctaaaacGTTACTTCTGGGATAGAAATCGTGCCTGTGTTGGGGTGAGTAAAATCTTCGAAAAGGGCACTCTCGCTGCCAGGAACAAGCACTTCATTCCTTTCGTAAGCATCACCGCTGTGTTGAAGTCTGTAACGAATGACAAAGAATTTTGCGAGGAGATTCCACAGTTAGTTGAGAGTAACTACACAAAGCATGTAAGtatcatttctacattttgcaTTAGTTTTTCAATCTAGATCATCACATAGTGAGCAAGTTGTTCGCTAAAACCAATGATCAAGAATTAAAATGCAGTGTTccgtaaagtaaaaaaatctttagaaatTACTACATATAAAGAAGCAACAAGTAAGcccaaaaaacgaaaagcacGTCATAAAGTTCACGTCGAATATGCTCGATCAGAAAGGGAAGGGTGCCGTGCGGCAGGAGCGTCGGGATAAAACCATTTGACGCCGACTGTAAACACAGACAGTCAAGAGCAAGCGACATTTTCTTACACTAGCTGCagacattttcacttttttcagccAAGAAGGATCAGAATACAAGAGAAAAGCGTGATGTTTCAGTGTGACACGCTGTATCTGCGGTGAGGAGGTGTGCTCGCAGAGTGGGACAATCtcaataacttttttcttatgatttttctcattttcttcttaatttcttatttcatatcttccattattttcttttcctgtgtAATAATGAGTAGGAATACGCAGTCCTAGCAAAGTACATTTCCAATAGTTTTACCGCCTGCTTTGCTCATAAGGCGCTTCCAAGTGTTTAATCTGTAGGGACTGAATTAATTTCCTGTGCTTGatcaacgcttttttttgttgtcgtaGACGCAGAGaaatcccaaaatccgtcTTAGAAAAACGAAAGTACACGAAAAAGTAGTAATGCAGTTCCGAAACGAAGTATTTGAGGAGATGTTCATTCTTTATCAGACGACCATAAAGCAAAAGAGGTTTTCTTAGCCTTACCATCATGAAGAATGCTAATCGTGCACAATCACAGAAAGTGAGAGAGAAATTTGACTGCTACAGAATAAGAACTGTAACTGTTACATGTAAGATCTTAGAAGGACGCTAGGAAAGCAAAGCCAATGGATGGCCACTTTGCTAAGGGTATGTTATCCTATACACAAGTTACTTTAtgaataaattaagaaaaactatcgaaaataggaagaaaagagtCCAAAGTGACTTGCTGGGCCCCGTGAAAGGAACCGGTGCTCGTTTTTGCACCGGTCGCAATGCATCACTTCGATGTAACACGTTTTACAGCGACTGTATTTCAAATAGatattttaggattttcaTGAGCTGCAAATATGCTAAAAATTAGCCAATCCAAGGTACAAGGTTACTTCTCTGCAGAAATTACAGCATTTTGTGAACTGCTACATTTTCGGCAGAGCCGCCACGTTACGTATATACTTCTTGGTGTTAGTAATTTAAACATCAACCTAGTCTAATTAAATACGTCTCAATTTATTATATATGCCAACGTAATTTAATGTATACTAACGGATTTGCAGCAAATATTCATTTCACATAGATATTGTGgagaaagtacaaaaaaagaaatgcttgGAACACAGAATTCTCTATGTTCGAAGCGAATATTAACAGCATGACGACATTATTGCAGAAAGAAACATGTACTTGATAGATGGCGAAAAGTTTAAACTACTTGGTGATGCGATAACTTCGCGACAgctttattcattcatttactccCATAGAGCAACATGTCTAGACATCAACAACTTTATCACGAAACGAAATGCAAAGTTAATACAGGAAATACAATAAGTTTGAGAtgcaaaatcataaaaatttcgGACAAATTAGAGCTGGCAACAAATAGTtcccaaaaaagaaatccaaccCAATACCCGTTTTAAATACAACCAAAATTGTGCAATTTCACGTCAAAAGTGTTTTTGGGATTTCAAGTAGTTAACCGAACTGGCAACACGATATCCTTGAAGTCTACCCTCTGGCCCTCACTTGAGGTCCTAACTTtaatgaaaacataaaaacgaaGTCATAAGATAAACAATTGACACGCACGTAATATAATCGATTTCACTGAAGTCTACTTGAGaagttgaaagttgaagtTCACTTGAAGACCCAGGAAGTCGAAGACCAAGTTATTTTCGAGGCAGATCAGTTTCAAGCACATCAATCAACTAAGATCGTGGAAAACTGCACATCTTGGAACAAAAATACTAATACAGATCTTGAACCTCGGCCCCACTATGCACAAAATAAGTggcaacaataaaaaaaagcaagattaATCTTCAAGAGATTTTCAACTGACGAGATCAATAAGAAAAGCATCGACTATACACTATCAATACTAGTGATCAGAAGAATCCGGCGATCCACCACGGCGCGAACGACGCTTCGATGATGAGCTCGAGCCCGAGCCAGATACAGCAGCTGCGTTAGCTTCTTCCTAGAATTCAACATCTTCCTTAGAGCACTCATAACGTTTTACATACAAATAGAAAGCAGtggatgaaagaaatgaactgcAGGAAGTGCTGATCTTGTAACAGCTTTTGCAGCTCTTTCTTGACTGCACAATATGAAAGAAATCGGCGATCCGTTACCTAATAGCGACTTCTTTGATGAAGACAGTATATAAACCGTGCTCCTAAAGGTAAGCACTGCATCGTGGAGAATTTAGATCGAAACTTCTTTCGTCATAATCcttttcgcagaaaaaaataggtacATAAGAACGTAGCTCACCTTTTCTTTCAGTAACTCGGAAAACTGGCCATCAGGAAGGAAAAATTCGCTGTGAACTTCAAAACCATCCGGAACGCCCTCATTGTACTCAATTACAGCCATGTCCCAGTACTTTTTCAGACGTTCTTCGATCTGAAATTAAGGAATAGGTGAAATGAGGGAAATACGAAGCACTCTGACACAGATAAATATAAAACCTTTAAATGATAtaatttagaagaaataataatagtagtaataacagtagtaataacaaataataacagtagtaataaataatagaggGGCGGCTTATTTGCCATTTAAAAGAATCCTGTACCCCCATCAAAGGGtaaattttatggattttcttttcaaaaaatctaacaTTCTTCTTCAACATTGTCGACTTTGTACATACCTGTTCAGTTGTGGGTCGGATCCTATACCTTGGCTCAAAGCTGAGAGTTTTCTCTGCGGCTGGAAGATCTTTACGGGATTTAACTAGCTCGAAATCTTCGTCGTTCAGGTAGAATTCAAATGCTTCCTCATCTTCGTATAATTTGCACATATGTTTCCTTATGGAAGAGAGCATAAAATGTCTGTTCACACCTAAACGAAAATGCAGTGCGCGTACTTGGAAGGAAGAGTGAAGAAGTGGAACTAACAAACAAAGATGGACAAACCTGCAGGTTTGTAACGGATAATCAGTTGGAACAGCCTCATTTCAGAGAGCTCACACCAAAGAGGTTCTTCTTCCTTACGTTTCAACTCTTCAAGAGGAGCGAAAAACGTGTTCATTATCTGATCGCGAGTCATTTtcccaaaaaagaaagaaattgttaCTAAACCAATACAGCACCCAACGAACTAAGTACGATGTGACACTAACGACGCAACTCACAATGTAACAGAAGGGTCATCTCCGCTCATCGTGTTGCGgttcacttgaaaaaaaaaagatccagaCAGACCTGAAAGCTAAAGATGCACCATATATAGCTAAATAAGGGTTCATTCATCAAAGAAGTGATCTCCTGTGAGGTGTGAAGTAGATATAGTGACGGACATCCAccaaattatcaaaaaatcgCGGACAAAGTGTATTTGAGGAAAAACTAAAccgcgcccttatttctggaagtaaataattgaatcaGTAGGGGCTCTAAAACATAGGTATTACTAGTCTTAGAGGGTCTATGACATGCAAGGTAGAgttacgaagagaaaaaaggtagaaagaaataagggcgTGGTCGGGTGCTCCTCCCACtacattttccacaaaatcgCTTTTTTCCTGATCACGACTCCTTTTTCCGATACAAAACGATCTTCCATTAGTCAAAATAGAGTATTAGAAAAGGAAGTTCGTGAATAGTACTCGAACTATACAACTATTGTTACATAGAGCTCAAAGACAAGATCACCACCGTTAGGAGAACAAGTCGAATACCAATTACGCACtattgtaacaaaaaaaaaaatctttagaaatCTGTCCCATCCAACTAGTCTATTTGTTAaatttgcatgaaattttAGTGCCGGCGTGTGCAATTGCGGTAAAGGTAACGAACTCGAGCGCATAACGTTTGAGTCTCTTACCTTCCCCGGAGGGTTGCTGTCCTCGAAAACAATCGAAAGAAGTTCGCCACTCAATCATGTTTAGAGCAAATCAATCCTCAGTAGTTTAAAAAGTAAGTGGTAGGTAAGCGTATAGAAATTGACCGTACAATAGTGTCTTGTTGTACTCCTGGAAGGATaggagcgcaaccgcttaagcaaatgcaccgtacttcatttcgttttcactGTACTGTATGTGATGGCGTGTACAATTCAGAAGTGCTGTGGGGCAGCGCTCACTCTATTCGCACTCCAAGGTTAGCGGTAGTTCCATGTCGGTCGCAACCGTTGGCTaaactgcgccgcttcgaacgcaggcTGCACCAGGCTTCGGTCAGTTTTGACCCAACCACGTTCACATCTGCCATAATTTGAGTCGTTTTTACCAAACCGTATTATGATCACTGTTTCCTATGAACACTCGGGGAACTGCAttttctatcttatttttaCTACTTATTGCATCCTACTTATGAGTCATAAGTCcacatattttttattctgactGCATGCTACGTCCTACGAAGATTCTGTGCACTGGTATAATAATGATTTTGATATGTAAGGATTCGAGAACAAAGAATGTAAACTCTACGGGCCGAGGGAACACTTTGATTGCTTGATGTGTTGAAATATCAAATTTCTCCAGCGCAGTATTCAAATGAGTAAGAAGTAATTacattaattttcaaatagcAAGAGACGTAGTCAAGGCAAGGAGAAAGTTCGCAAGACTTTTGCTTACTTTTGCTTTCGCAGACTGCAGGACTCACCATTCAGGGTTCTACAGACTTCCGTTGCTCAAGCATCGTCAACAAAgctacaaaatttttattaggtACCTATCAGATAAATTTCATACAATTTACAATTTCACTAGAGGACATCGACCTTGATTCGCTATAAcatgatataatataacagTAAAGGTGAGCATATTCATAAATTAACGTAATCTAACCCAACATAgatttgaaaaagttgaaggaTCATAAGAGCTTA
This is a stretch of genomic DNA from Necator americanus strain Aroian chromosome II, whole genome shotgun sequence. It encodes these proteins:
- a CDS encoding hypothetical protein (NECATOR_CHRII.G8651.T1) translates to MLTKGMKCLFLAARVPFSKILLTPTQARFLSQKATVTHVIFDFDGLLVDTESCYTIANQTMLRKFGREFTQELNAKIMGMKEDEAFPILLKAVGIEDKITPKEYVAQYDVILADMFLKCKAMPGAERLVRHLSKKGVPTAMCSGSRSETFGPRREPHKEWLDLITLKVFCGSEPQIKRGKPHPEPFLTTMNRFSVKPSDPSKVLVFEDAPNGGRAAKAAGMKCVMVPNERFRQEAMSVGVTQVLHTLEEFRPEEYGLPRFD
- a CDS encoding hypothetical protein (NECATOR_CHRII.G8652.T1), which produces MTRDQIMNTFFAPLEELKRKEEEPLWCELSEMRLFQLIIRYKPAGVNRHFMLSSIRKHMCKLYEDEEAFEFYLNDEDFELVKSRKDLPAAEKTLSFEPRYRIRPTTEQIEERLKKYWDMAVIEYNEGVPDGFEVHSEFFLPDGQFSELLKEKEEANAAAVSGSGSSSSSKRRSRRGGSPDSSDH
- a CDS encoding hypothetical protein (NECATOR_CHRII.G8653.T1); the encoded protein is MQGRVTKRKKSKSILSSLKKVLWGSAHSIRTPRLAVVPCRSQPLAKLRRFERRLHQASVSFDPTTFTSAII